Genomic segment of Mastomys coucha isolate ucsf_1 unplaced genomic scaffold, UCSF_Mcou_1 pScaffold5, whole genome shotgun sequence:
CATTGCAAACATTTCAAGCATTTTTAAGAAACTGCATTATTAAAAGCATAAAGCAGGAATATTGGGAACCTTTGTGCTAGTAAATGATAAACAACACATATGAGATACTACCTTCCTGTTGCTCAGAAACCAAGTGTAAGCTATTTCCTGCCCACTAAGCTTGTTGCTGGAAAACATTCACTAATCCATTTGTTGGTATATGATGAAAGACCTTTCTTTTCCAGGCATTGCATTTGACATGGTATAAAATGCTAAATAAGTTAAGTATTCCTTTCATGATCCTCAAAGAAGAGCATTgcaggagaggtagctcagtgattaagtgAACTTAATGCTCTATTGGAGGACCTGAAtacagtttccagcacccatgtttcAGGGACTCAAATTTCCTGTtggtccagctccagggggatccaaCACATTCCTCTGGGCTTCTTGGGAAACTGTACTTAATGTGGATGTGtcccacatacatataaattatatatatacatatgtacatatatatatatataatatttttaaaaatggaagaaagatagACAACAAACTGTCCAAAGTATGTGCCATGTACTCTTGTCATTTCTGAATTTATAAGACCATTCAGTATCAATCAAATCTTAAGATATtgtgaaatttcttttattttatatcgAAGACTCACAGAAGCAAGTCTTCAGAACAGGTGACATGGTAAGTGACAAAGGCTATACTGAGGAATCTGATTATAAACTTCATCAGTTGATGTGTGGCTACCATTTTGTCTTTATAACTCACAGTTTTCTATCTTTCCTACAAAAGGCTTCAAGTATAATACACAAACACTCTTCTGGAATCACAGTGGAACATGGGGGAACATCTATTAAGATGATGCTAATTTGGCAAATTTGCTTATATTGAGCACAAATGAGCTTTCCATTGattctttattttaatcttaCCTGATAAGCTTGCTTATGctctattttgattttaattgcattttattttcagttatgtgtatgtgtgtgtgtgtggggtgtatagTTGCTGGTGCTGCTGGAGGCCAAAGTTGTAGGATATCCTTGAATCTGAAATTATAATTAGCTGTGACCCACATAGCaaagatgttgggaaccaaacaACCAAATTCTAGTATCACAAGAGCAGTATAAcactcttaaactctgagctatctctccaacccaatcCATCTACCATAAGAAATCAAATGTCCTGCTGGCATATTAAAGTTTGTTCCCATTAATTCTCAGGGCTCCTCATGAAAATGGATTTTCACAAGATTTAAAGATAGAATCAAATGTTTCCATCAACAAAAGTTATATAACATCTACTAAATGATATGAACAGAAGTAACACTAGGTATCTCTTATACTCTATGAGgtaagatgcttttttttttttaagactgcaACTTATTTGGCATGTTTGTGTCTACATATCAAGAACAGCTTGTTTCCAATTAGAATTTCTGCATACGGTCCTTTGGTAAATAATTACTAATAATTAAAGTATAAGAGCAATCATAGATGTTTGGAGCAGAATTTTTGAAAAAGCTTGTGGTGGAAAAGATACATCTACAGAACAACTACTGCATCAAAGGCTCTAGGAACTTTGtggtggaagagaaagcagaaggaataTAAGACCCAGAGGATCAGGGAGCTTGCTCTGAGACTGTGTTAGAAGTTACACTCTAAAAGTCTTAACATGACTTCTTCACCATGAGATGAACAAGGAAAACTGTAGACCCACAAGGCCTcagccctagacaaagaactgtaactaaggaatgctgacagTGGGAGAAATAGCCTTCCCTGGGATAATGTAACAATtgtttatccaataccaaatgttcAGCTTTGAAAACACAagcacaagtaacattatacagccTGAGCcagttatatttagaaatatatacatatatatatgtatgtatatgtatatatatatatatatatatatacatatggaacaccaattaatgagaaaagaggtcataaatttgaacAAAGAGTACATGAATTTGAATGAGAGCAAGAAGAGGTATATGGGAGGAGtttgagagagggaagggaagaaatggtATAATTgtattatagtctcaaaaataaaagaagtttaaaattaagaaaactgattctccaagttaaaaaaaaaatatgatggtggttccttcaatttttaaaaacttactgtGTTCTCTACCACTCAAGATCTCACAGGACAATGCCATAGAAGAGGTTTTCGCAGATTGTAAACATTTCTAGAGAGAACATTGGCTTGAGGGCAGAAAAAAGCTTGTTCTGGTAATTTCAGGAATAAATTAATCAGAGGGAAAAAACAGAGTATGTTCAGCAATGCTTATTCATGACACAGAACATaggtaataattttttttaatctaaagggATCTaaactctttcagtcctttgtGGTAGATGGCAGTTGTGTGAGTGTGGAGCCCAGAACAGGTGTAATAACAGTTTTGGCTATGCACAAGGAAGCAGATGGATACCAGAGAGCGAATTTTTTGATCTCAGCCTGGTTATTCTTGAGTCTTCATTTACTGAAAAACCCTGTCACATAGACCAAGATGATGAGCAAAATGAACCATGGGTGGCACATATTAGATTATATTAATTGGTTTATAGTATTTGTTTCAGAGCTCAAACTCAGGGAGTTGCATGTGCTGGACAAGTGCTTAACCTATGAGCTGCATCTGCAACCCCATATTAGATTTTAAAAGCAGATTCTCATTACTGCATTTGGATCCATAGCTTGGTGTTGTGATTCTAGCAATGTATCATCTCTCCTTCCAGATATGGAAACATTAAATACACAAGATTGATTGTGGTATCAATAAAATTATGACACAAATCATCAGAACTAGAACTCAAGCAAAGAGGACATCATGGATGTCTTGTATCTAAAGATGAGAAGAGACAGATAACCGTATACATGGAACTAAATACCAAAAGGGAAAActcaggctgggcggtggtggcacacgcctttaatcccagcacttgggaggcagaggcaggcggatttctgagttcaaggccagcctggtctacatagtgagttcctggacagccaggaccacaaaaagaaacccttgtctcgaaaaaccagaaaaggaaaaaaaaggggcaAACACAATCTATGAAGTTTTAGTATTTAGGATATAATTTGGAAACCCAGACTGCTTGTTGGAAGCATTACATTGTTCACGGTTTGCACTGCTCAAAGGCAATGGGAACCTTCAATTCCAGTTCAGACAGGGCCTTCTTTTTGGTGGGATTTTCAGATTGGCCTCACCTGGAACTTGTCTTTTTTGTCATCATTTCAATTTTTTACTCCCTCACTCTCTTTGGCAACTCTTCCATCATCGCTCTCTCTCGATTGGACCTTCGACTGCAaacacccatgtacttcttcctctcccatctctccttcctggaCCTCTGCTACACCACCAGCACTGTGCCCCAGCTTCTCATAAATCTTCATGGCCTAGACAGGACCATCAGTTATGGAAGGTGTGTGGCCCAGCTCCTTATTTTTCTTGCCCTGGCATCTACAGAGTGTGTGCTATTGGGGGTCATGGCCTTTGACCGCTATGCTGCTGTGTGCCGTCCACTGCACTACACCACCATTATGCACCCTCAGCTATGTCAGGCACTAGCCATCTCCTCCTGGGTAGGGGGCCTTGTGAATTCTCTGATTCAGACAGGCCTCATGATGGCCATGCCTCTCTGTGGCCATCGACTAAATCACTTTTTCTGTGAGATGCCCATATTCCTAAAGTTGGCTTgtgaggaaacaaaaagaacagaggtCAAGATGTTTGTGGCCCGAACAATAGTTTTGGTCTGCCCTGCAACACTTATCCTGTGTTCCTATGCTCAAATCGCCAGAGCAGTACTGAAGATCAAGTCAACAGCTGGGCGCAGAAAAGCTTTTGGGACATGTGGATCCCACATTCTGGTGGTCTCTCTGTTTTATGGTTCAGCCATTTACACATACCTTCAACCCACTCACACCTATTCTGAAAGTGAGGGAAAGTTTGTTGCCCTTTTTTATACTATAGTGACCCCCATGCTCAATCCTCTGATTTATACACTTAGGAACAAGGATGTGAAGGGGGCTCTGTGGAAGGTACTAGGGAGAGGCACAGACTCtgagtaagaagaaagaagaaggactgggatatttttttttctgttaaagcTTTCATATTTTGATCTAGAACTATTGGTCACTAGCAAAAAGCCTTCAGTAGTCCTCAGAGTTTTAATGTCTTCCTATTGCAGAGGTAAGACTGGTTGAAGTTCTTTCAATATCAGTTCCAGAGAATGAAAGTTGGCATATATCACATTCAAAAGAAGGCTTGGGAAGATGGCATGTTCTAACTCTTTGCAGAGTCTACTGAATGGTGTACATCCTCAGAGTGAGAAAAGACTCATAGATGTGCTAGCATATTTTCCAAAAGAGTCTCTGATTCCCTATGGGGAAGAGGAGGTACTGAATCTTAGTGCAAAGTACATGAGTTCACTGCTGTGCGTTTTAGTAGGAAATGTGAGATCCATTTTCATACTCAGAGTCTCAAGAATTAGCTCTTAATTTGGCCTTCCCTAGCGACTCGTTTCTTGAGCACAGATAACTTCTTATTACATATTTGTGGCTTTACTGTGTGTGATAGGAGCATGTCATGAAAGTTCTACCCCAAACAATGAAAATGTTTCACTGAGTCATGGCAGTTTGTGACAAATAAATTTGATGTACTGATTGCAATCTTAGTAACATCTGATCAATGTCTCTGTATGTCAGTAGTTTTTTCACTGTTGTGACCAAATTACCAGACAacttaaagagatttattttgctTGTGGATGCAGGAGGTTCCGTCTACTGTGATGGGGAATGCGAGAAACAGCAAGGCAGTTTCACATCAAGGTTGTCTGGGAAGCAGATGGAGGTAAAATGCAGGTGCTCTGCCGCCTgccttctttcccccttttattcTCTCCAAGCCTCTCATCCATAGATCTTGCCACATGCATTCACCTCAGGCAATCCTTTCTAGAACTATATTCACAGATGCATCCAAAGACGTGTCTCAAATTTGAATtcttggtgattctaaatccagtcaagttgtcAAAGAAGAACAATCATTATAAATCAGCCAGTCAACCTGAAACCCAATCATATCACTTTGAACTCATGGCATTCTGCTTATGATTCTATCAAAAATCTTACATCCATTTTATCAGGAAAAATTCATTCAGCCTGTCTCCATGAGTCCCATTAGTCTTAACAATGCAAGGACTGTTTAAAAAGTCAAGTTCAAATTCTCTTGTCAGACTCAATGCAAAGTCTTGACTATGAGACACTGTAAACATTGAAAAAGAATTTATGACCCTGTGGTGgtgacacattcctttaatcccagcactcaggaggcagaggcaaaaatctcttgtgagtttggggccagcctggtctacagagtgagttccaggacattcaaaAGCTACACAGAAGAATCCTGTCTTGAAagtaaaatcaaaaacaaaaacaacaaaaaatgagtttatatacttccaacatacaataacaaaaaaatgaacattcTTGTTCTAAAGTAGGGAGATAGGGGCATagaaaggagagatggctccaaaCTAAGATTGAAACAGCAGCTCACACATTAAAACCTGCAGCTCAGTATCAAACACCCAAGTCATATTACACATGGTTTGAATTCCAATGGATATGCATTTTGACAATAGATGCTCAAAATTCTCTTAGAGAGATGAAGTctcttcttaattttaattttttaactctCCTTTACCAGTCTTTAACCTGTGTCTTACCCTGAAGTTTTTCTCTTAATAAATTCCTACCAAAATTGAGCATCTGTGTACTTTCATTAATCCTTAAACAGCGTTACAGATAAGTCACATCCTCTCCTCCctgatggagaaactgagtcttAAACAGgttaataaaaattttcaggATTAAAATGCTTGTATTCTGCAGCTGTTTTCCTACATTATGTTATAATTCCTTAAATATTTACAGATAATTttgattattaaaaatttaactccatataaaaacaacattaaTTTTCAGCTGGAGTATATTGATGAAAtattgttttttagtttgttaTTGATGAAACCAGacaataagaaaagataattggctggggtgtgggttttgttttgttttgatttctgccAACCTGATATAAACTAgagccatctgggaagagagagcgTCAGTGGAATAATTGACAGAGTCATGTTGGCCTGTTGgaaagtctgtgggggcattttcttgattggtgattggtGCAAGATAGCCCAGCCACCGTGGgtagtgctcccccacccacggCAGGGGTCATGGGTGAgatagaaagcaagccagtaagcagcattccctcagtggcctctgcctccttctgcctctagattcctgctttgaattcctgccctgacttcctctaaTGTTGGACTGAGAGTTGTAAAATGGAATAAACTTTTCTTCCTAAATTGCTTTGATtgtggtgctttatcacagcattagaaactaACCTAGGACAAAAGTGATAcattgtatctgtgtgtgagaaaTAAAACATCAAGCTTTCTTTAAGGAAATACTTAGGTCCATGGTGCATGTAAATAAGACTATGAAAAAGTCTGAAGTGTGGTCAACACAGTACACTTCAGTTGGGAGAAGAGACAAAGGACATAAGAAAGATGAATATAAACGCAGTCTGTAGAATCTCAGATGGTAGATTCATCAGGGCAGGAGGTCATGGCATGGTGGTGCTAACTAGAACATCTTCACTTGGACATTGTTTAGGAATATAGAACATTGAAGACTGAAATTCACAACTTAGTGCCCATTAGTTGGTGATAATTGCCAAGCTGGGGCCCAGACATCTCCAAGGCCATCCTTACTAAACAATGTTTCTTTGCCACTACTAAGGAGTCTCTGACAATTTCCCCAGGGCATGTGTGATGCACTAAGCTAAGAGGAGGTTTGGTAATATGCCAGATCCTTCCATGTCTCACTGGTAAGGGGCAAACTGGGATGCAGCCACCCCCTAGGTTATTAGCACCAACGAGAAAAGTCTCCTTGGAGAAAGAATCATGGATAATCATAAAATTAAGTAAGTTCTTGGAGCTCCTATCCAAGGCTAGCACCctacagaataaataaatcagcTCTACCTGGAACATTTCTAGCTGTAGATGGGTCACACACATCACCATTGAAACCAAGGAAATTGACGATTGCAGTGCAACAGTTTCCTTTGCTGGAGGTCTGAGTGAGTACTGACTGGATGGTCTACACTACCCTCAGAACTTAAACAGAATCAAGAATAATTCCACTAGGTAGCTAACAGAATTTCCCTCTGCTCTTTGCCTGGCTCGAGGACAGAGAAATGTTAAGttaaaacaagaacattttaTCACTAGTCAGCATTCTCTAAGACCCATATCCTCTCATTTTACTACACATAACACATAAAAAGTATTCTCCAAGTAGAGAATGGGATTTCACTTCACATTATTGAAGTGAAATCAAGACAGACTAGCTAGAAGATGAGATTAAAAACTGGGAGTTGGTCTTAGATAGAGTTGACATGTTGTATCAGGAGTCATTGTTTAAACCATTAACTCAATGTAGTCATTTTCTACTAACCTGACTGAATTCAGACCTTGGTTATCTGTTATTATACTAGAAAATTTTGTAGTGGCACTTGGGGTGTTTGAGATAATAAAGATCACCCTAAAGACTTGTGAAACTGGAAGAGATACAGGATAATTTTTAGTGAGAAAGGAATATGGTTCAGATCAGAAAATAACAGTTTACAGAAGAATAGATGGTAATGGAGGTTAGTAGGACACTCGGGTGGCCAGAAATGTTTG
This window contains:
- the LOC116077307 gene encoding olfactory receptor 10-like, yielding MGTFNSSSDRAFFLVGFSDWPHLELVFFVIISIFYSLTLFGNSSIIALSRLDLRLQTPMYFFLSHLSFLDLCYTTSTVPQLLINLHGLDRTISYGRCVAQLLIFLALASTECVLLGVMAFDRYAAVCRPLHYTTIMHPQLCQALAISSWVGGLVNSLIQTGLMMAMPLCGHRLNHFFCEMPIFLKLACEETKRTEVKMFVARTIVLVCPATLILCSYAQIARAVLKIKSTAGRRKAFGTCGSHILVVSLFYGSAIYTYLQPTHTYSESEGKFVALFYTIVTPMLNPLIYTLRNKDVKGALWKVLGRGTDSE